TTCCGGGCCTACGTCATGGAGCTGCCGTTCCCGTGGTGGAAGGTCTTCTTCGTCACCGTCATGGGGACGCTCGGGAAGCTCACCGGGTGCGCGGCGGCGGGACTCCTCCGAGGTCTGGGGATGCTGGAGGCGCTGGCGCTGGGGATGCTGCTCAACGTGAAGGGGTACTTCCACCTCTACTGCGCCCAGGCGGCGTTCGACGCCGGCATCATCACGGACAAGTCGTTCATGGCCATCATCTTCATGGTGGCGCTCAACGTGGCGGTGACGCCCATGGTCGGGATGGGCATCGCGTCGTGGGCGCGGCGGAGCGTGCAGTGGCGGCTCATGGGGCTGCAGCACCACGACCCGTCCACGGAGCTGCGCCTCGTGGTGGGGCTGCACGGCCCGCAGGACGTGCCGACGCTGTCCTACATCATGGAGGCGCTGCGGTggggcggcggcgcgggaggaGGCGGCGAGCTCGCCGTGTACGCCGTGGACATGGTGCAGATGACGGACCAGACGGCGGCGGCCATCGTGAAGGGCGGCGGATTCGACGGCGTGACCGTGGTGGACGAGGAGGTGTCGGAGATGCGGAAGCTCATCGGCGAGGCGCTGGACGCGTACCAGGCGGAGTGCGGCGGCGGCGCCAAGGTGAAGGTGCGGCGGCTGCTGGCTCTGTCGTCGTTTCCGGACATGCACAGCGACATGTGCATCTGCGCGGAGGACGCGATGGCGGCGCTGGTGCTGCTCCCGTTCCACAAGGCGCAGCGGGCGGACGGCAGCATGGAGCCGGGCCACCATGGCTTCCGGGTGGTCAACCAGAAGGTGCTGCAGCTGGCGCCGTGCTCGGTGGGGGTGGTGGTGGACCGAGGCCTCGGTGGGAAGCATGCATCCGTCGTCAGCACCAGCTCCCAGACACAGCAGACCCAGACGGCGGCCGTGGTGGTTGTGTTCATCGGCGGCGCGGACGACCGCGAGGCCCTGACGCTGGCGTCCCTGATGTCGAAGCACCCGGGCGTGCGTCTGACGGCGCTGCGCGTGGTGCAGAACGCGACGGCGCAGGCGCGCGCCAGGGCCCGGACGAGCCTGTTCGAGAGCAAGGGCAGCCGgcccggcggcggcagcggcggcggcatgaTGGGCGCCCCGGCGTCGTCGGCGCTGGGGCAGGAGGAGGCGCAGATGCAGGTAGACGACAAGTTCTTCGCGGAGTTCTACCGGAAGCACGTGGCCGGGAGCAAGCAGCTgggcgccgccgtggccgccatcgggtacCTGGAGAAGCACGTGGCGGACGGGGCGGAGCTGGTGGCGGTGCTCCGGGGCATGCAGGCGGACTACCGGCTCTTCATCGTGGGGCGCGGCAGGGACCGCAGCTCGGTGCTGACGGAGGGGCTGGACGAGTGGGCCGAGTGCCTGGAGCTGGGCCCCGTCGGCGACATCCTCGCGTCCTCCGACTTCTCCACCACCGCCTCCGTGCTCATCGTGCAGCAGTACGACGCCAAGAAGCACTACAAGGTCATCGACGAGGAGTTCATGCCCTTGTAGATACACATACAACGTGTCGATCGTGAATGGAATTTAGGACATATACGTACAGTATTGTCGGACACAAGTGATCTCTGGAGTCTAGCCACAAAAATGGGTGTGGACCCACAATCTTTTTCCCTTACCGAGTGCCCGAGTCAAACGGAGCAACACGTATACGCACCAAAAGACCAAAACGCCGTGAtcggaaaataaaaaataatcacGGAATATGTCACGCCAGATGCTAATTGCTAACACGTGTACTCatagttggttatggcatcgatGGTAGATCCAGTTTGTTACCGGTGGCGGTGGTCAGTTTTAATAATTCCTGTCGTTGGGTTTACTTGTCCTCGTTTTTGGAACGGCGGCGCCTAGCGCCGGATGATCGGGTGCTAGGACAGCGCCCGGACACagcttagagcaagtataatagcaggttgTAAGTCGaataaatgctgaggtggaggagagaggagaggagagagaggagaagcgggctgtaagcttacagccggcttgggcacaagaaccaagaaagtctgcgagagagacaagtgggccatgtattaactgtaaagagctaactattatatgagtgggctgagagaaggctgcaaggaaccttacagccggctgtattattagccttgctcttagaaACAGCGTCCGCATCCTATCTGCACAAACTGTCAGAAAACAGCGCTCCCGCATCCCCATCATGACTTATCTCCTCCGCGCCATACAGTGCCATGCCCTCTCTGTAGGCCCTGGCTGCGCTGCGCGCGTTGTGCTCCACATCCCCTACGGCACTACCTTTTCACGTACCTGGACGGCTGCTCCTTTGTCGAGGTCCGCACCAAGTCCCGTGGTGGCTCCGTCCACTGGCTACATGCgccattgcaatatgtgcaagACCATATCTATTTTTGTAACGTCCAgtgaaacacttgcagcatacgtcCAAAATATTTGTAATATACACTGCAACATACATCtcacacctgaaacacttgaaacatacaattgaacacatgtatagccatagcaacaaATGCAGCACCCACTAGTTTGTAACACAACATACGTCTCAAACACGTCAACcacttgaaacatgcgcttgcaacatgcgtatgtatatagccattgcaacatatgcaacatctagatgaaagctcttgaaacatacgtctaaaacacctgaaacacttgaaacatatgctttcaGCGCGAACATGTACttgttgcttggacgaatggaggcttgTCAGCATGCAGAGCTCGACATCGGCGCAAACCTTGATGCCGCGGAGTGGCGCGGAGGTCGCTAGTACGAAGCTCATCGGCGACACGGAGGCATGGAGCTCGCCGGCAACATGGAAACGGTTGGGTGGGCACGACGGAGAACGGAAGCTCGGTGCAGAGGGAGGAAGGCAGGCTGCAACGCTCGGGTGCAGTGGAGGATGGTGGCCGGTGGGCGGTCCAGCGCGCGCGGGTGGCGGTGCGCGGACCTTGGTAAGAGAGTTGGTTCCGTTCGTAAACAAGGGCTGAAAGCAGGGAGAAAAAGCAAGCACAATGGAGCGCACTTGTTGGGTCGTTTGGATCAGCATCATAGCCCACCAGCAGAAGCGTTTGGCCAAACGGACGCCCTCACCAGAGCATTTGCGTTTCAACGGTAGCGGTTTTGACCATGTGGTTTCTTAACATATTGTTACATATACATGGTTTTTTCGATCacgcatgatgcatgcatgtaatAATGTAATTAGATAATATTACAAGCATGTAAATTCCTTTCTGTAGGAAAAAAAACAATGGCCAAAGTGTCTTAAACTGAAGTTCAAATTACGTAAAATTCCTTCCAACGGTCTAACCGTCttaaatttaactagatttattgaaaataatatcaatatttgtatcttcaaatagatTTAATATGATAAAAAAGTACTATATGATTAATTTAGTGATACTTATtatgcatcataaatattagtatattttggAATTAGTTGACTCTTGTTTTAATGATGGAGGGAGTATCGGCAGTAGGTCAGGCCAGTCCAGTTCATTGTGGCCCATACTGAGAGTCTAACCAGTATTTGTTGTTGGACTAGGCTGGGGCAAGGTAGTTATTTCCAGTGGAAGAAGCCCACATACTGAGCAGTTAGCAGAGGGAAAGCAAGGATGAAATGGTATGTTGTCTATATATCTGAGTTGGTATTGTTAGGTTAATCTCCAATCTAAGAGGATCGGAGAGAATTAAAAGAGCAAATGCCCTCCATCTCTTTTATCCCCTTTCAATTTCCACAAAACCCAACAAAGCCTTAAGAGGAGTTCATATGCGAGTCTAGATATATTTAGTATTGAACATATATCCATATTGATAAGGCCATGGTAGCTTGCAGGATTATTGCTATATTTTGTGGTTTGCTGGCATTAATTTTTATGGTTTTAGCACTCATATTCTGTATCATTAGAAAGATATACGAGTCTAGTTTCCAACGCAACAAATGGTTGCGCGAGAATGAAAGAAGACACTTCAATTTCTCCACCAAGATGATCTTCCACTTGCTTTTATTTATGCTCATGTTCACACCCAACTAGGAGGGACATTTCTAGTATAAATAAACCATGTAGTCCATCATTTGAAAAGAGTTGATATTGATATGATGTGAGAATTGAGCATGGCTCTCGTAGAGTAATCACCGGTGCTAGTTGATCTTGTCGAGTGATCTCCGAGTGATTCTAGTTTTATCCTGACCATCACCACACACCCTTCCACGAGTAGATCCTTATCACATATCTATAATCCAATAGTcaaatcatatatatcttatACAGCCGATGTAGCTACTCCCTCTATCCTATAGTATAGTGTGTTTTATAAACTTTAGGATAGATTAATAGAGAATACAAGAAATGTATGTGCCCTCACTTTATTTTCTAATCAGACGCTATCAACAACATGATTATTAGTGATTGGTTGATTAAAGGAAAAATGTTTAATGCAAAATGATTTTTAATCTCTAGAATCGTTTATATAGAGTACAATAATAATTTTAAATACTTGAATGCGCTGTGGTAGGGAAGGGAAGAAAGCGGCCAGCACGAGACGAGACGAGCGTCTTATCCGTGGCCGTGGGTAGGCGTGGCATAACCAGGGCAAGAAAGCCAGGACAGGAAAGCACACGGCTCCTTCCCTTCCCAATTCCAACGCGGGCAGCGGGCAGGGCAgcggtttttctttttcttttcttttcattcccccatcccctccttcctcttcccctctctcttcggttcttccccttccccttccccttcccctcccGTCCAGCGGCGCCCAGGCCGCCGCTAATCCCATCGCCCGCCGGGATCGACCCGTTGATTGGCCTGCGCCTGCGATCGATCGATTGGATTGCAGGTGTGTGCTACAGATAGGGGTACGGGTAGGGCGGCCGCCGTCGAGATCCACCGATCGAATTGGTTTGTTGGTACAGGGCATCCATCGGATCGGGGGTCCATGGGTCGGCTGTTGCTGGTGAGCCTCCCGGCGACGGGCGCCATCATCTACCGCTGCAAGCACTGCGACACCCACCTCGCCTACGACACCGACATCGTCGCAAGGGTAAGGGTGTTGGTTGCttctgttttatttatttatttagtaTTTATTTATTGTTTCTTCTCCCCTGTCCCTTGCATCCATTTGATTGGCATTCTTCTGTTGGATTGGATTggatgcatcgcatcagacgTTCCGGTGCAAGAACGGCAAGGCCTACCTCTTCAACAGGATGTAACTTTTGCATTCTTTTTCCCCCCTCCCTATTAGAGATATATATGTACACAAACATAACATAacatacttgtatatatataaatatgtaTATGCAGCGTGAATGTGAATGTTGGTAGCAAGGACGACCGGATGATGACGACGGGGCTGCACACCGTCTGCGACATCTTCTGCGTCGCCTGCGGAGCCATCCTCGGCTGGAAGTACCTCGTCGCCTTCGACAAGGGCCAGAGGTACAAGGAAGGCAAGTTCATCCTCGACAGGTCCACCGCCCTCGCCGCTcgtgatgctgctgctgctgctcatgctcatgctgacCGTGGCCACAACCACCACGCTCGCGTAACAAGCTCtgctgacgacgacgatcccagcgATGACGAAGATGACCAGCACATGTGAATGAGTGTCATCAGCACTGCATTCACTATGGACTGGACTGGCTCATCATCTCATCCATGCTTCCATTCCAATCCCTTCTTGCTGTCTGTAAATACTCTCCCCTCCACTCCACTAGTTGTTTTACTAGTATTTCGCAGTAGCTGCTAGTAGCACCTAAATCCATTTATCTATCTATCAGACATTCAGACTATGATATGATCAGCAATCCATTTATCTAGTTGTCTGTAAATATGATCAGATGCAGCGACAGTaataaacaaatcttctttaCCTGCTTCAATGCTTTGCTTCATCCGTATATGCGCATTGGGTTTCAGAGTATCAATCCTTCATTCTTTCTACGTATACTGCACTGCTGACTTTGATTCCTGGGGTCTCCTGTAATCCTCTTGTGTCGACAGTTCACACATGgcgtgctctgctctgctctgttcTGTTGCCACACGACTCTGCTCGGCTACTATGTCTCCCTCTGCTCCGTCTAAGACAAGCATTTCACGTTCTGCATTACAGCTCGTCTTACTTTTCGAGATATATACTtcgtccattctaaattataaatcattttgaattttaaatacATTGATTTTTTTGGAACAAATACATTGCATTTTTATGCATCTAGCCATAATATGACCCTGTTTGAGTACGCTAATGATCAAATTATGGGTCCCCAGCTGCAAGAATCACCAATAATCACGTCAACTGTCCGCGGGACCCGGTCTGCAACTATTTGGTaccaatgatacttatttgatacCATTAAATGTTATAATTTACTGTATAAATATAAATTTGACGCTTTGATTCTAAAAAAACAattataatttaggatggagggagtattatcttaaaaaaaaaggaaaccaaAGTCAATTTAAGAAGCAAATGGTGAAAACCGCTGCATCTTGAGGGTTAGGGAAAACGTCGAGACGAGAATAATGGCAacattcggcttaccccatattcggcttgttcggcttcttttttgagccggaacaatatttttctctcacaacaatttagccagaacaatgtttttcagacAATTTGagtcaaaattctgccagccaaACGGGGGCCATTGGATTGACGTTGCGTACAAGAAAATAAGTCCTTTAACCTAACTGTTTATGTATAAATTAGTAAATCAATTGGCCAGTCTAGCCATGCCGGTTGTGTTGGGGGCGGCCCTACAGCGCCAAATTTAGTattttgtttgttgatttgatcGGCTAGATGTAGGTACGTACATAGGGCAGCTCACGAGACAGTGGCTTCCAATTCACTAGGGCCTCTTTCATTTTGTGTACGCTAATGCTACCATTAAGACGTCTAGAATGGCGGATGTCTCGCTCCACTCAAAGCCGCATACGACGCTCatctaaaaaaaaatcaaatctccAAGGAAGCTCGTCTCCCGTACTCCGCGCTCGTGCATTGCGGCTTCATGGCGCCGTGCGGCCGTCCGACCGTCCCAATCCGTCACGCTTCCGCCTCCATCCCGCGCCACCGCCACCGTCCCCCGCGGCGCCCCCAATCCCCGCGGCACCTCCGTCTCCCTCGGAGAGGAGGAATCCTTCGCGTGAGGTACGCTGCCAGCCACGCCCACCGACTGCAACTGCTGCCGGACCCGGTCGTCGGTGCCTCGCCCTTCACCTCCAAGCTCCATGCGCGTGCTTGGCGAGTGCAGTggcgcctccccccccccccccccccccccccccgcccgcgccgccgtgctcCGTCCTTCGCCGCGCCTAGGCCATGCGACCAGGAGAGGGGGCGTTGTTGGCCAGGCCCAGGCCAGGCGCATGCGCAACTGGCCGCTACCAGGCCGCGCCACCATCCTCGGCTATTAGCTGgccagcgccccccccccccccccccccccccgctctgcGCTGCGTCGTAtggaagaagggtgaaaaacacatattgcaagcgtctgtttaagtgtttcaaatgttttagaggtatgttgcaagtgtttcatacggatgttgcaaaagcatatcaagatgttgcatatgttgcaatggttgtacacgtttGTTGCAAGCTCCTGTTCtcaatgttttatttgttttttccgtcttatgttgcaagagtatttatctgaatgttgcatatgttttcacacatgaTGCAAgtatttttatctggatgttgcgtatgtttacaatggtttTAAGTGTCTTTCAGGtgattttgcaagtgttttagatgcatatttcatatgttttatttgtttttgaaCGTACGTTACAGTTGTTGCATCTGAATGTTCTAGAACTAGATCCAGCAGGTGCAGCGGCGCGGACGTTCAGACGGGACCAGCGTCCGaatgtccaagctcaggccacgCCCTTTTGTTTAACTTCTCAAATTAACATGCATCGTACTCGTGTCCTAGtagctaaataataaatgcatacTGAATAGATAGATACGAGAAAAAGTTATTTCGCAAAGGCGTTCACTCGTGACCTCATGAGAGAAATCAATCAATCAGTTTTGCATTAAATAGTTGTATAAATTTGATAGATATTATATCGTTACTTGGTATTTACCAACCAATCATTATTAATCATATTAATTATAACGTTTGGTTACAAAACAAAtagcgtgttcgctggttggtgctggtgctggtttgggctgactggtgctggtttttttttaagagaaaaacactgttggctgattgaagaagtttggctgaaaccaacaaacgaacacgGTGAAAGTGAGGACACGTACGTTTTTATTTTCTCTTAATCTGCCTTAAAATTCTTTGCATAAACTATATCACAGGATAAATTCAAGGAGTACCGTAACAAAGGACTCCCTCCGTCCAATGAAACAGAAATCTCGTTTTCTAAGAAGTTAAAGGATTCCAAATCTGATTACTAAATATTTATACAATAATACTATTAATTAATAGTATATGATTTATATTGATGCTATACTTTCTATAAATATAAATCTAGCTAGTTAAATTTGGAACTACTGGACTTTTCAGCGAGCAAGACTCTTCTTTCTTCGGCAGAGGAAGAAGTAGCACGTTGTCCCGGCTTCGGCTTGTGCTTGTCCGTCCGTCGGTCCTTCTAGACGCTACCGACCATACCATGTACATACTGCATGGCTGCCAAATTGAACCTTATCGCCTTATCGGGACAGGGACGACCGACGCGCTGGCTGACGGAGTGAGTGAGAGCATGCAGTTGGGCTCCATGGGCATGCGCCACGCAGAGCGCCTCCGGACCCTGCCACGTCGGCGCTGACCGACACGTGCCCGctcggccggccggccggagaCCGGAGTACTACTAGTTGCTTTTACTTGTACGGAGTACTATATATAGCACTCGATCGCATGCCGGCCCGACGAGCTCGTAGGAATATCGATCGAAACCTCTAGCACTCTAGCAGTAGTGTAGTGTGacggtcgtcgtcgccgtcgtcgtcgatcAGACGATCATCAGCAGACAGCAGCTAGCGATACATACATGGCGGCAACGGTTGCGCggcagccggcggcggcgagcatGATGGCGCGGGTGGACCGGCTGGACCTGCTGCTGGGCTACCTGGAGGACATGCACCgcaacggcaacggcaacgcTAGTCCTCCTAGTGCTACCACCGCATCGTCGCCCTCCACCCCTGCCGCCACCGGCGGCCATCGCGGGCTCGTCATCATCAGTAGTGACGACGACGACTCCGCCGCCGCCAGCACGCCGCGGGGGAGCAAGACCTGGCGCCGCCCGCGGCCGGCCAAGGAGGTGCTGGAGGAGGCGCAGGCCAAGGGAAGCCTCATCGACCGCGTAGCCTTCCTCGAACACCGTGTGCTCAAGGTCGTTGGATTTTGTCCTCTCTTTTTTCATTCATCATCATGCAGTCGTCGTCTTCAATTCATCCCATCTGTATCTATCGCAGCTActtcatatatatgcatgtgcttccttgcttgttgcagatggaggaggacatggagATCACACCAGCAGACGAGGACAAGGCTAGCCACCAGGCGAGAGCATATGGCCACGACACCAGGAAGGAGAAGGTGCACGATCCAAGCagcaggaagaagaaggggcTCAAGAGCTTGGTCAAGTCCTGCGTCAGAGGCAACCTCAAGACCAAGGACTAGCTACTTAGGCGTTTGGTATATCtgtatgtacgtgtgtgtatatatagcaGGACGTACGTGCGTGCGTGCTGTATGTGACCTTCAAGGACAACCAAGTTTATTTACGACTtttatttctctttcttctttgtcctGCACAAATTGCAGAGCGAGATTTGCTTCTTGGCAGAAACGAGACACCGGCCGGGCCAAACTCAAACTCAGAATTTTtgcttcatttttttttctaaaaaataggAAGGTCAAACATATCTTTAAAACCGCTTTCTCGAGACGCCACAACTAATATTAGCTGCTATTAGCTATCTAGTTGGGTCGGTAGATTTTGTTTAGGTCAATGAGTTAATTATTAGCACTTGACTATTAACCTCTTGATGCCATAATCACTTGAAGAGCTAGTATATTTGGAACCATACACATTATTGTTCATCATACGATTATTTCTTCAACAAGAAAATAACTACCACCCTATAAATATTAGGAAaactaaaatgaaaaaaaaatcattttttaagAAAGATTGTTACCAACAAACAAGTGCTTGGTGCCAGGTTCTTGACCAGGCTTTGCATTAAAAGCTGTATTGGCTATGTTTGCTGGTttagtttctattttttttttctcgattgTGCCATGAGAtatgtttttcattaagaggaagttAGTTTCTAAAAACTGCAACCAAGATGCGCCCACAAGGACTGAGCGACGTCGTTACAGGAGAAGACAAGGTGGCTAGCGTCCTCCGCTGCTCTCCCCACAGTTTTTGTAGAAGCTCTGTTTAGCTGGGGCGAGATTGTCATCACCTTCAAAACATCAGTGTCTCGTGTCTGAGCA
The sequence above is drawn from the Miscanthus floridulus cultivar M001 chromosome 15, ASM1932011v1, whole genome shotgun sequence genome and encodes:
- the LOC136509262 gene encoding cation/H(+) antiporter 28-like, whose protein sequence is MDCSMTSSILSANYNTILFEFGVILVSSKVLYALLRKVYQPRVFSDLLLGIILAQFRVLSLTNAINLVFGKIGGFVFAPYLFALGVEMDPTTLLDAPTGDSVVAYAGILSTCVLVTLFHMPLMQATSGVVHERSLRSFLGLAAVLANTASPVLTRLTTDLKIAKTAVGRLAVGAGLASDMLTTMLIAVGSMIWRDTGVDGRESDDSPIVQPVLTAAVLVVVIVSAFVSRAMAEWVGARNPEGRRMRGFDLSLVALAAAALCWLSSALRLNVNMAAFLVGLAFPSEGRVSRLLVSKTNFVLSSFVLPLYVAHVCLSLRQTTDDIEVAGLTRDDGFRAYVMELPFPWWKVFFVTVMGTLGKLTGCAAAGLLRGLGMLEALALGMLLNVKGYFHLYCAQAAFDAGIITDKSFMAIIFMVALNVAVTPMVGMGIASWARRSVQWRLMGLQHHDPSTELRLVVGLHGPQDVPTLSYIMEALRWGGGAGGGGELAVYAVDMVQMTDQTAAAIVKGGGFDGVTVVDEEVSEMRKLIGEALDAYQAECGGGAKVKVRRLLALSSFPDMHSDMCICAEDAMAALVLLPFHKAQRADGSMEPGHHGFRVVNQKVLQLAPCSVGVVVDRGLGGKHASVVSTSSQTQQTQTAAVVVVFIGGADDREALTLASLMSKHPGVRLTALRVVQNATAQARARARTSLFESKGSRPGGGSGGGMMGAPASSALGQEEAQMQVDDKFFAEFYRKHVAGSKQLGAAVAAIGYLEKHVADGAELVAVLRGMQADYRLFIVGRGRDRSSVLTEGLDEWAECLELGPVGDILASSDFSTTASVLIVQQYDAKKHYKVIDEEFMPL
- the LOC136508269 gene encoding protein yippee-like At3g55890 — its product is MGRLLLVSLPATGAIIYRCKHCDTHLAYDTDIVARTFRCKNGKAYLFNRIVNVNVGSKDDRMMTTGLHTVCDIFCVACGAILGWKYLVAFDKGQRYKEGKFILDRSTALAARDAAAAAHAHADRGHNHHARVTSSADDDDPSDDEDDQHM
- the LOC136506592 gene encoding uncharacterized protein, which produces MAATVARQPAAASMMARVDRLDLLLGYLEDMHRNGNGNASPPSATTASSPSTPAATGGHRGLVIISSDDDDSAAASTPRGSKTWRRPRPAKEVLEEAQAKGSLIDRVAFLEHRVLKMEEDMEITPADEDKASHQARAYGHDTRKEKVHDPSSRKKKGLKSLVKSCVRGNLKTKD